A genomic segment from Candidatus Omnitrophota bacterium encodes:
- a CDS encoding glycosyltransferase family 2 protein — translation MDISVIIVSCNSGALLKNCLDSISGQAGPGVEVIIVDNGSSDRSVEALKSAYGSVRFIENRQNLGAAQARNQAIARSEGEWVLTLDSDIILGNGFIEAFKELRPKLTPDTGMVQPNILTEDGGRVYSHGIYLTAIKRFYDYDKGMPADRNGKHLCKVTGPCSAAAFYKRDMLEEVKQETGYFDKRFFFLVEDIDLALRCRNAGWSSLYCPCAVCFHKGGSFHTDKRVRQYLSYRNRKLMIKKNVCPPAHSAYKILQVFYESFRFMYLFIFNRYARAGSLPEDILRPVP, via the coding sequence TAACAGCGGCGCATTGTTGAAAAATTGCCTGGACTCGATATCAGGCCAGGCAGGCCCCGGCGTAGAGGTGATTATCGTAGATAATGGATCCAGCGACAGATCTGTTGAGGCATTGAAGAGCGCGTATGGCAGTGTCAGGTTTATTGAAAACAGGCAAAACCTCGGCGCTGCCCAGGCAAGGAACCAGGCCATAGCGCGTTCGGAAGGCGAATGGGTGCTAACACTGGACAGTGACATTATTTTGGGCAATGGTTTCATAGAGGCTTTTAAAGAATTGAGGCCTAAACTTACCCCGGATACCGGCATGGTCCAGCCCAACATACTAACAGAAGACGGCGGAAGAGTATATAGCCACGGTATTTACCTGACCGCGATAAAGAGATTCTATGATTATGATAAAGGAATGCCGGCGGATAGAAACGGTAAACATCTCTGTAAGGTGACAGGCCCCTGCTCGGCCGCCGCTTTCTATAAGCGCGATATGCTTGAAGAGGTGAAGCAGGAGACAGGGTATTTTGACAAAAGGTTCTTCTTTTTGGTAGAGGACATAGACTTGGCGTTAAGATGCCGAAATGCCGGCTGGTCATCGCTTTATTGCCCTTGCGCGGTTTGCTTTCATAAGGGCGGCAGTTTTCACACGGATAAAAGGGTGCGCCAATATTTATCATACCGCAACCGTAAATTGATGATTAAAAAAAATGTTTGCCCGCCAGCCCATTCCGCGTATAAAATACTGCAGGTATTTTACGAATCATTTCGTTTTATGTATTTGTTCATATTCAACCGGTATGCCAGAGCAGGCAGTCTTCCGGAGGATATTTTGAGGCCCGTGCCATGA